The region CCAAGTGGCAGACCTCTCTCCTAGGTGAGTCCATAGTACTTAATAAATTCTACTTAATTGGTATTCGCccctttttaattattttaaatcgaACGTTTCTTAAACCTGTACTtacaatattgtttttttttttacaatagtTACTATGAACTGGGACTCATACTTCACAGAactttccttaaaaattgacCATCAGTCCAAAGGTcacactaataaaaaaattaattactcaattaaaaaagttacTTAGAAGCCCACTTCACAGAGTGAACTTCCTCGACCTTTGAATagttaaaaatctttaaatcactttcttaaaataatagcATTTAATTTGTTAGGGTTCCTTCACATACGTATATTAAATGTTGTTTACTAATGgaaagttttaaaatacaaCGCATTTGCTAAATTAACTTAGTAAGACTCTGTTGCCATCTTCCTGTCGCGTGCCAGACTCTCGAAAATACGGGGTTATCTACGGCTTCGGCCCTGATAACCTTCGCAAAGTGGTTTTTATGGAAGTCCAGACGTCCAAACATGGCACAGACTGCTGATCGGCCTTTCCATTAATGCGATTACCTCTACGTGCTCATGCTTGATTTGATCGCGAACCAAATCACCTGGTATTAAACTTGAAAATCATCCATTGTAAAAATGATTCTGCCTATATTATTCGTATTATAAGACATATATTTATTCATCAGCACATTAAATTAGAATATCTTtacaatacaaaattaaaatgtaaattgtaACCTGCTAACCAAACTCGTTTGATCATTTTAGCTTATGTCTTATACGTCGTTTCTGGCCTGGGCATCACTGCTGGTGCCCATCGTCTGTGGGCGCATCGCTCCTACAAGGCCAAGTGGCCCCTGCGCTTGATTCTGGTCATCTTCAACACCATCGCCTTCCAGGATGCCGCCTACCACTGGGCTCGTGACCATCGTGTGCACCACAAATACTCGGAGACCGATGCCGACCCCCACAATGCCACCCGTGGTTTCTTCTTCTCGCACGTCGGCTGGCTGCTGTGCAAGAAGCACCCCGACGTGAAGGCCAAGGGCAAGGGAGTCGATCTATCCGACCTTCGTGCCGATCCCATCCTCATGTTCCAGAAGAAGTAGGTTTCCACTAGAACCATTAAGAAAGAGGCCtttgttaatttaaacatCTACTTTTTTATAGATACTACATGATTTTGATGCCCATTGCCTGCTTCATCATTCCGACCGCGGTGCCCATGTACTTCTGGGGTGAATCCTTCATGAACGCCTGGTTCGTGGCCACCATGTTCCGCTGGTGTTTCATCCTGAACGTAACCTGGCTGGTGAACAGTGCTGCCCACAAGTTCGGCGGCCGTCCCTACGACAAGTGAGTGTTGATGATACGAACGACATTAGGGACAAGTACTTACAAGCTTAAACTACTTGCAGATTCATTAACCCCTCGGAGAACATCTCTGTGGCTATCCTGGCCTTCGGCGAGGGATGGCATAACTACCACCACGTCTTCCCCTGGGACTACAAGACGGCCGAGTTCGGCAAATACTCGCTAAACTTCACCACCGGCTTCATCGACTTCTTCGCCAAGATCGGCTGGGCCTACGACCTGAAGACCGTGTCCTCGGACATCATCCAGAAGCGTGTGAAGCGCACCGGTGACGGAACGCACGCCACGTGGGGATGGGGAGACGTGGACCAGCCCAAGGAGGAGATCGAGGATGCCGTCATTACACACAAAAAGAGCGAATAGGCAGGCTCAGGGCTGAGGGTTGAGGCTGAGGGTTTAGAagaaatcaatcaaattcaaattaagcaagacaaaacataattttccattttgcgTTCCGCGGAACGAACTTCCTAATAGATCAAGTGAAGcccattaaattaattctaaGATAAAACGTTGAGGATAACTGTTTGTTGTATCTCGAAATCTTTATACCGTCTGTGTTAAACCAGCTCtggaaatgtttttatttcgctCTGGCGTTGCTTTTTAAGAGAGCCGCAAACTAACTTTGTATTTATACATGCATATAATTGCTTAAACCTGGATATTGATGTACAATAGACGGCAATTGGAGCTTTTCATTCACTGTTATCTCGATGTCACTTTGAAATTTGCGAGAAATTTTCAGttaaagaatataaaaatttatacaaaCAATGGAGGAGAACTTTCCGTTTCCAAGAGAAAGAAATACCTGCAAATGAAAGATTTTAGTATTTAGCGTAAgccaaaaacacaaaaagaaTTATCAAGGaactaatatatataatatataataaacgATCGCTGTTAGAACACTAAAAGCACCTTCACGTATACATATGATATTTCCTTAAATGTTATCaaataaaatgggaaaatgcCTCTGGGAAAGAAACCCCAGTAGGCTTTTCCATAACCTGAAAATGTCTAAATGCTTATGACACTACATTACATTCAGTTGTACCACACATTTCTAACGTAAtagaaccaaaaaaaaaaaaacgaatcaAAATTAACGCATTGGTTAAATCATGGACTTTTTTACGGTTCCCAAAAAGATAAATCGTAATGTTCTCAAGGCTCTCAGCATCCTCCAATCGTCTCGAACCGATTTTGCGCGCTTAAATGATATCACTCGCCAGGTGAAGTTCCAAATGCGCAACTGCGTTCCGGTCGCCAATATAGAAGACGTCGTAAAGGAGTCCCTGTGCACCTTGGCCAAGCTGGGCATTCTAATGCGGCTTGGAGTGTCCAAATATGCTCTTTCCTATCCAGTTTTCTGCCGCTTGGGAAGGGCCCTGCCCAATCCGAACACCAATGTGCCGGGTAATCCCGGCAAGCCTTTACGCCGGGCAGTGCAGGATGCTGTAAGTATGGCCCGATCCAATCAGTAACGaaaaaaaagtgaattttTCATGACCCtgactttaaattaataaatatatcatgAGTTATAAtcattaaatttgtttttcagcGTCGAAAGAAGAGTAATGGACACTTGGACCCATGGAAGCCGGCCACCAAGCTAATAAGTGAGGAATCCCTTTCTGGGGATGAGATGGACAAGATTCGTAAAAGAATGCGCACCAACACCAAGCGCATTCAGAAGAAGAAGAGGGAAGTCGCCCATCCCCAACCAGGCCCCAAGCAGGTGCAGAAAGAAGAACCGGATGTCCCGGCGGAGGTTGATTTTGTGATCAGGGATCCAAGACCACTTTTCGGCCCTTCAGGATCCACTACACCAGATACCCCAGTTCCGAGTGGTTCAATCAGTGGCCAACGCAAACGTTCACCCCCAAGGAAGTATTCACAACTCAACGCCCATATCCCAGTTGTGTCAGAAACGTCTTTGCGCGCCGGAAGTTTTAATGCGCGAGTTTCTCAGGATATGGCGGCTGGCGTTTGTCGTCATGGGTTCTCAATAACTCCCAGGAACCTAAGCAGAACGTCGGCAATTAATATCAAACAGGATCTAAATGAGGTAAATGAGGTTGGGGGATCTGATCCTATCGCCGTGGATGTGAGGTCAGCCGGGTACACCTCTGGCCTGGAACCAAATGTGGAAAATGCCTCCCTAATTGGGCTCTGCGGCAGTCCTCTTAGCTTGCTCCCGGAAGTCGATGAATACGTAATGCAATCGTTAGTCATGGATGAAGATCCTTTACCTTATTTACGTGGAGCTCTAATACCCCTCGAagagcaaaataaaatatgtcaagtTCCCGTATCCACGCCTCGAGAACCGAGCCCCCAAGAATTCCAGCAAATCGATGTCTTACACGAGCCAAAGCGCACCATTCAAGGGGCACCAAACGCAGACATGCTAGAAGTCCCAAATACCATTTTCGAAAACGCTGAGAATAAACCATGTCAAGATCATATTCCTTATTCAGAAGATTACAATGCACATCCTTTAAACAGGTCTATTTCTAACGGATTTGTAACTTCTGTTTCCCAAGACAACCCACTTTCGACCGATGGACAAGTCAAAATTTCGCAGTCGCTCAATATTGAAACTCAACGTTTGTCAATCTTAGAAAAGTTGAGTCGCAGCGCATCTGAATTTGACttttataaatgatttttaaattaataaaaccaaTCGAGTGTCCGCGCCCACATTGAACTATCGATAGTTGGTATGCGTGATTGTTGTCGGAAATCCCGCTTACGACTTTGCCAGTGTGTTGGTGTTTTCTCTCTCGTTTCCGCTCTCAGATTTGGTTTTCTTAGTACGCTACCTAAGAGAGAGAGTGTCCGTTGACTAAGAGATGCTCTTGGCATAAGAAGTatataataaacatttaaatggtATATTACGTTTATAGGTTAGTTAAATTAGTATTCCGTTCTTAGAAAAtgtatatgaaaaaattaaaaaattcttagcttggaaaatACACATAGTTGCTTTGTTCACatacttttaatataaaaaaaatatatttatttttcgacACTTCATTTACTTGCACTTCTTCAGATCACGTTCTTGAAGTCCCTGAGGTAGGGCATTCAACAGTCGGGTTAGCACTTTACTTGGGAGTACCCTTATTAGCGCGCTACCTCTCGAAGTCTTGTTCCATTCAACTCTCGGTCGTCGACGCGTAAACATTGCATTTACCATTTGTGCTCAGTGTTTTGCTTTGGGTTTTTGCGTGTTTTGGTTGTGTGTTGTGTTTTAGCCACTTGCTTTGGGTTATATTACGTTGCTGTCGCGAAGTGCTGGACAGATGCTTGCAGTTGGATCTGCCTTCCGTCGGAATTCCTAGGGTTTTTACTAGATTTGGAACCGAGAGAGTCGCAGTTCACGCCCCCTCTCTCGCGACGTCGTCGAATGCAAATGCAGTGCGCGCGGCAAGTTAATTGAAGTCGATTTGATTGCACCCGTGGCGGGAAAAGATACAGAAGCGAGGGCTGCAGAACGGCATCAGGATGGACTTCAAGTTCCTGATGATACTCATCCTGGGCTTCGGCTTCATGTTCGTCTTCACGGCGTTCCAGACCATGTGTAACATAGAGGTAAGTCGCCTCTCCGCTCCTCTCCCGCTCTCTTCTCTCCGTTCTCTGGCTGTGTGTATGCGTGGgcgttggtgttgttgttccCGACATCCTTGCCATTGGACCTTCGTCCTTGTCCTTGCCAATAGACATCGCAGTGCCCTTGCCACCCCACAGCCCGCCATCGCACCGCCCAACCGCCCACAACGCCCCCGCGTCACAGGATGTTATAACGCTGCCGCCACTCACTGCCGCTCTTGCTCGCTCGTAAATTACCCCTGATTTGTGGCGGTGTAAAGTGGCGGGGAGTTGCTTATTATTACGATTTAATGTACTGCTCCAAAGGTCACCAGTCATTCGGCGACCATTGTTCGCCGTGCCTGTGTGGAGCACATCTGAGTGGGGCCTCAATTGATAAGGAACTCGCATCATCAGTCATAGAGCAGTTATCGTTTGCAATGCAAACAGAGCTGGAAAGCTGACCCCAATAGGTCTCTCTTAACATTCTTTAAATGGTTACTTACTGCTCTATGGCTGATGATAACTTCTCAAAGGGGAATCATGGGTTTTAAAACATGTTGAACTGCAGTAAGTGTAGAAGTAACACACTTACTGCAGTTCAACATGTTTTAAAACCCATGATTCCCCTTTGAGAAGTTATCATCAGCCATAGAGCACTTATCGTTCATAAGGCGGGAGCAGCTATAGAGCCACACGTAACCAGAGAAGTTGACCCCAATGGGGAATTACGACTTTCTCAATTTTTCTACAATTATTTCTCTTTAGCCCACACTTTCTTGGGCTGAGAAAGT is a window of Drosophila biarmipes strain raj3 chromosome 3R, RU_DBia_V1.1, whole genome shotgun sequence DNA encoding:
- the LOC108027188 gene encoding acyl-CoA Delta-9 desaturase codes for the protein MPPNAQAGAQSITDSLLAAASAAADSEQSPTKLQEDSTGVLFECDVETTDGGLVKDITVLKKAERRRLKLVWRNIIAFGYLHLAALYGAYLMITSAKWQTSLLAYVLYVVSGLGITAGAHRLWAHRSYKAKWPLRLILVIFNTIAFQDAAYHWARDHRVHHKYSETDADPHNATRGFFFSHVGWLLCKKHPDVKAKGKGVDLSDLRADPILMFQKKYYMILMPIACFIIPTAVPMYFWGESFMNAWFVATMFRWCFILNVTWLVNSAAHKFGGRPYDKFINPSENISVAILAFGEGWHNYHHVFPWDYKTAEFGKYSLNFTTGFIDFFAKIGWAYDLKTVSSDIIQKRVKRTGDGTHATWGWGDVDQPKEEIEDAVITHKKSE
- the LOC108027000 gene encoding uncharacterized protein LOC108027000 — protein: MDFFTVPKKINRNVLKALSILQSSRTDFARLNDITRQVKFQMRNCVPVANIEDVVKESLCTLAKLGILMRLGVSKYALSYPVFCRLGRALPNPNTNVPGNPGKPLRRAVQDARRKKSNGHLDPWKPATKLISEESLSGDEMDKIRKRMRTNTKRIQKKKREVAHPQPGPKQVQKEEPDVPAEVDFVIRDPRPLFGPSGSTTPDTPVPSGSISGQRKRSPPRKYSQLNAHIPVVSETSLRAGSFNARVSQDMAAGVCRHGFSITPRNLSRTSAINIKQDLNEVNEVGGSDPIAVDVRSAGYTSGLEPNVENASLIGLCGSPLSLLPEVDEYVMQSLVMDEDPLPYLRGALIPLEEQNKICQVPVSTPREPSPQEFQQIDVLHEPKRTIQGAPNADMLEVPNTIFENAENKPCQDHIPYSEDYNAHPLNRSISNGFVTSVSQDNPLSTDGQVKISQSLNIETQRLSILEKLSRSASEFDFYK